One window of Trifolium pratense cultivar HEN17-A07 linkage group LG5, ARS_RC_1.1, whole genome shotgun sequence genomic DNA carries:
- the LOC123885556 gene encoding betaine aldehyde dehydrogenase 1, chloroplastic, whose translation MDISIPTRQLFINGDWKTPILNKRIPIINPSTQLIIGDIPAATKEDVDAAVSAAKTALSRNNGADWASASGAVRARYLRAIAAKVTEKKPLLAKLEAIDSGKPLDEAAWDIDDVAGCFEFYADLAEKLDAKQKAPVSLPMDTFKSYVLREPIGVVGLITPWNYPLLMATWKVAPALAAGCAAILKPSELASLTCLELGEICKEVGLPPGVLNILTGLGPEAGAPLASHPDVDKIAFTGSSATGSKIMTAAAQLVKPVSLELGGKSPLIVFEDVDLDKAAEWAIFGCFWTNGQICSATSRLIVHESIATEFLNRMVKWIKNIKISDPLEEGCKLGPVVSEGQYDKILKFISNAKSEGATILTGGSRPEHLKKGFFVEPTIITDVTTSMQIWREEVFGPVLCVKTFSTEEEAIDLANDTIYGLGAAVISNDLERCERITKAFKAGIVWINCSQPCFTQAPWGGIKRSGFGRELGEWGLDNYLSVKQVTQYISNEPWGWYQPPAKL comes from the exons ATGGATATTTCGATCCCAACTCGACAGTTATTCATTAACGGTGACTGGAAAACTCCAATCCTCAACAAACGAATTCCCATCATCAACCCTTCCACTCAACTCATCATCG GTGATATTCCAGCTGCTACTAAGGAAGATGTAGACGCCGCCGTTTCCGCCGCTAAAACCGCTCTCTCCCGTAACAACGGTGCCGATTGGGCTTCCGCTTCTGGCGCTGTTCGTGCACGCTATCTACGCGCCATTGCTGCCAAGGTTACTGAGAAAAAACCTCTACTAGCTAAACTTGAAGCTATTGATTCTGGAAAACCACTTGATGAAGCCGCATGGGATATT gATGATGTTGCTGGTTGCTTTGAGTTTTATGCTGATCTTGCTGAAAAATTAGATGCAAAACAAAAGGCTCCTGTTTCTCTTCCAATGGATACATTCAAGAGTTATGTCCTTAGGGAGCCTATTGGTGTTGTTGGATTAATTACTCCATG GAATTATCCTCTGTTAATGGCTACGTGGAAGGTTGCTCCTGCTCTTGCTGCTGGCTGTGCTGCTATATTGAAGCCATCTGAATTGGCATCTCT AACCTGCTTGGAGTTGGGTGAAATATGCAAAGAAGTGGGACTTCCTCCGGGTGTGTTAAATATTCTCACTGGATTAGGACCTGAAGCTGGAGCTCCTTTGGCATCCCATCCTGATGTTGACAAG ATTGCTTTTACTGGAAGCTCTGCAACTGGAAGCAAAATTATGACAGCTGCAGCTCAGCTGGTCAAG CCTGTTTCACTGGAGCTTGGCGGAAAAAGCCCATTAATTGTTTTTGAGGATGTTGACCTTGATAAGG CTGCTGAATGGGCAATCTTTGGTTGCTTCTGGACAAACGGTCAGATATGCAGTGCAACTTCCCGTCTTATTGTACAT GAAAGTATAGCAACAGAATTTTTGAATAGGATGGTGAAATGgatcaaaaacatcaaaatttcAGATCCCTTGGAAGAAGGTTGCAAGCTAGGACCTGTTGTTAGTGAAGGACAG TATGATAAAATATTGAAGTTTATCTCGAATGCTAAGAGTGAGGGTGCAACCATTTTGACTGGTGGGTCTCGACCAGAG CATCTTAAAAAAGGATTCTTTGTTGAACCAACCATCATAACTGACGTGACTACTTCCATGCAAATTTGGAGAGAAGAAGTATTTGGACCTGTTCTCTGTGTAAAAACCTTTAGCACCGAGGAAGAAGCTATTGATCTAGCAAATGACACTAT CTATGGCTTAGGTGCTGCTGTAATATCAAATGATCTAGAAAGATGTGAGCGCATTACTAAG GCTTTCAAGGCTGGAATCGTATGGATCAATTGCTCTCAACCATGCTTCACTCAGGCCCCATGGGGAGGCATTAAACGTAGTGGTTTTGGCCGTGAACTAGGAGAGTG GGGACTTGACAATTACTTGAGCGTGAAGCAAGTGACTCAGTATATCTCTAATGAGCCATGGGGCTGGTACCAACCTCCTGCAAAACTGTGA